From the genome of Pseudomonadota bacterium:
GCGATCTTGCCCTCGGTCACGTACGAGCCGGCGATCGTCCCGATCTTCGGGATGGTGAAGGTGTCGCGCACCTCGGCGGTGCCGATCATCTCGAGCTCCATCTTCGGCGCGAGCTTGCCTATCATCGCCGCCCGCACCGCGTCGATCATCTCGTAGATGATGGCGAAGATCTTGATGTCGATCCCCTGCTCCTCGGCGAGCTGCCGCGCCTTGCCGGCGGGCCGGACGTTGAACCCGAGGACGATCGACCCGGAGGTCGACGCGAGCAGGACGTCCGACTCGGTGATGCCGCCGACCGACGCGTGGACGATCGTGACCTTCACCTTCTCGTTGGACAGCTTCATGAGCGCGTCCCTGAGCGCCTCCATGGTGCCCTGCACGTCGGACTTGATGATGAGCTTGATCTCCGCCTGGTCCGTCTCCTGCATCTGCTGGTAGAGCGTCTCGAGCGACGGCCGCGCCGGGCCGGCGGCGCTCGCCTTGGTCCTCTCCGCGCGGGTGCTCGCGACCTTCTCGGCGATCTTCATGTCCGCGGCGGCGTCGAAGGCCTCGCCCGCGCCGGGCACCGCCGACAGGCCGAGCACCTCGACGGGCGACGACGGCCCGGCCTCGGTGATCTTGCGGCCGCGCTCGTCGGTCATGAGCCGGATCTTCCCCCACGTCGAGCCCGCGACGATGATGTCGCCGGTCTTGAGCGTGCCCTCCTGCACGAGCAGGTTGGCGACCGGGCCGCGGCCGCGATCGAGGTACGCCTCGAGCACGACGCCGGCGCCGGGGCGCTTCTGGTTCGCCGTGAGCTCCAGCATCTCGGACTGCAGCGAGATCATCTCGAGCAGCTTGTCGAGCCCCTGCCCGCTCTTCGCCGAGACCTCGACCATGATGGTCTCGCCGCCGAGCTCCTCGGGCAGGAGGTTGTGCTCCATGAGCTGCCGGCGCACGCGATCGATGTTCGCGCTCGGCAGATCGCACTTGTTGATCGCGACGATGATCGGGCACGACGCGGCGCGCGCGTGGTTGATGGCCTCGATC
Proteins encoded in this window:
- the infB gene encoding translation initiation factor IF-2, which codes for IEAINHARAASCPIIVAINKCDLPSANIDRVRRQLMEHNLLPEELGGETIMVEVSAKSGQGLDKLLEMISLQSEMLELTANQKRPGAGVVLEAYLDRGRGPVANLLVQEGTLKTGDIIVAGSTWGKIRLMTDERGRKITEAGPSSPVEVLGLSAVPGAGEAFDAAADMKIAEKVASTRAERTKASAAGPARPSLETLYQQMQETDQAEIKLIIKSDVQGTMEALRDALMKLSNEKVKVTIVHASVGGITESDVLLASTSGSIVLGFNVRPAGKARQLAEEQGIDIKIFAIIYEMIDAVRAAMIGKLAPKMELEMIGTAEVRDTFTIPKIGTIAGSYVTEGKIARSARARLIRESVQIWEGKLSSLKRFKDDAREVASGFECGICLDGYNDIKVGDIIEAYVEKQVEVTMP